The following are encoded together in the Humulus lupulus chromosome 5, drHumLupu1.1, whole genome shotgun sequence genome:
- the LOC133779301 gene encoding uncharacterized protein LOC133779301, whose product MVQIVQYFSSEKFSLVVDLLEQMTTAWSLKSYLFLQNVDCIRFLVRQGIAFRGHDESQESNNQGNFLKLLTFLANHNEEVRAVALKNAPVNLKLTLPKIQKDIVNAFAMETINVIIRDMGDVIAIDKLFSKPGLSISKLRGQGYDGASNMSGEFNGLKSIIMKENECCFAHQLQLALLGVAKKHDLIGTFLTVVSNVVNVVGASSKRRDILREKQALKVIEALKGGELLSGRGQNQESGIKRPCDTRWGSHFGNYK is encoded by the exons atggtacaaattgtccaatATTTCTCTTcggagaaattttctttagttgtagatctgttggaacagatgaCAACTGCGTGGTCTCTAAAGAGTTACTTGTTCCTGCAAAACG TTGATTGTATTCGCTTTCTTGTACGACAAGGTATTGCATTTCGTGGTCATGATGAGTCCCAAGAGTCTAATAATCAAGGTAACTTTCTCAAACTTCTAACGTTTCTTGCTAATCATAACGAGGAAGTTAGAGCTGTTGCTTTAAAAAATGCTCCTGTGAATCTTAAACTGACTTTGCCAAAGATTCAAAAGGACATTGTAAACGCTTTTGCTATGGAAACAATTAATGTTATTATTAGAGATATGGGAGATGTT ATAGCAATTGATAAGTTGTTTTCAAAGCCCGGGTTGAGCATATCTAAATTACGAGGGCAAGGGTATGATGGAGCTAGTAACATGAGTGGAGAGTTTAATGGTTTGAAAAGTATTATCATGAAGGAGAATGAATGTTGTTTTGCTCATCAACTACAATTAGCACTCCTGGGTGTGGCAAAGAAACATGATTTAATAG gTACTTTTCTCACCGTAGTGTCTAATGTGGTGAATGTTGTTGGAGCCTCATCTAAGCGTCGTGACATTCTCCGGGAAAAACAAGCTCTCAAAGTCATCGAAGCCTTAAAAGGTGGAGAACTTTTGAGTGGAAGAGGCCAAAATCAAGAAAGTGGAATTAAGCGTCCATGTGATACACGTTGGGGATCACACTTTG GAAATTACAAATGA
- the LOC133777529 gene encoding putative DEAD-box ATP-dependent RNA helicase 29 has translation MAERRGKRTQVQVSSKADLKRLENQKKKAKSGGFESLGLSPSVFRGIRRKGYIVPTPIQRKTMPLILAGNDVVAMARTGSGKTAAFLVPMIERLKQHVPQSGVRALILSPTRDLALQTLKFTKELGRFTDLRISLLVGGDSMESQFEELAQYPDIIIATPGRLMHHLSEVDDMSLRTVEYVVFDEADCLFGMGFAEQLHKILAQLSENRQTLLFSATLPSALAEFAKAGLRDPLLVRLDLETKISPDLKLAFFTLRHEEKNAALLYLVREQISSDKQTLIFVSTKHHVEFLNMLFREEGIEPSVCYGDMDQDARKINISRFRARKTMFLIVTDVAARGIDIPLLDNVINWDFPPKPKIFVHRVGRAARAGRKGTAFSFVTTEDMPYLLDLHLFLSKPIWPAPAEEEVLDDMDGVLSKIDDAIANGETVYGRFPQTVIDLVSDRIREVIDSSAELSSLMKTCVNAFRLYSKTKPAPAKESIRRSKELPPEGLHPMFKNVLAGGELMALAFSERLKTFRPKQTILEAEGEAAKSKHLQGSSSQWTDVMKKKRAIHEQIINLVQQQRSNNIAEKEVEVERTSAKGKDKKEAGSKRKDRSFKDEEFFISSIPTNHHAESGLSVGASQEFGSNRFEAAVLDLVADDTAGMQRQKSVYHWDRRSKKYIKLNSGDRVTASGKVKTESGARVKANKTGIYKKWKEQSHNKISLRGGEENADERTGRSFAGDRQSQGDNRKFKGKRNQNHVPNAHVRCEIKDLDQVRKERHKKATKISYLKGKNSKGKKGVKSGKRGKSKRSSGK, from the exons ATGGCGGAGCGCAGAGGTAAACGGACTCAGGTTCAAGTGAGCTCAAAAGCAGATTTAAAGCGGTTGGAGAATCAGAAGAAGAAGGCCAAGTCCGGAGGTTTTGAGTCATTGGGTCTGAGCCCCAGTGTCTTCCGAGGAATCAGGCGCAAGGGCTACATCGTCCCAACTCCCATTCAGAGGAAAACCATGCCTCTCATCCTCGCCGGAAACGACGTCGTAGCCATGGCCCGTACCGGTTCCGGCAAGACCGCCGCTTTTCTTGTTCCCATGATTGAGCGTTTGAAGCAGCACGTTCCTCAGAGCGGCGTTAGAGCTCTAATCCTTTCTCCTACCAGGGATTTGGCGCTTCAGACGCTCAAGTTCACCAAGGAGCTCGGACGCTTCACTG ATCTTCGTATAAGCTTACTAGTTGGAGGTGATAGTATGGAAAGTCAGTTTGAAGAGTTAGCCCAATATCCTGATATCATAATTGCAACTCCTGGTAGGCTCATGCACCATTTGTCCGAGGTGGATGACATGTCACTGCGCACTGTGGAATACGTTGTTTTTGATGAAGCTGATTGTCTATTTGGCATGGGTTTTGCTGAGCAGCTGCATAAGATTCTTGCGCAGCTGAGCGAAAATCGTCAGACTTTGCTTTTTAGTGCAACATTACCTAGTGCCCTTGCTGAGTTTGCAAAGGCTGGTTTGCGAGACCCTCTGCTTGTGCGGCTTGATTTGGAGACTAAGATTAGCCCGGATTTGAAACTTGCATTTTTCACCTTAAGACATGAAGAAAAAAATGCAGCTTTACTTTATTTGGTAAGGGAACAAATCAGCTCTGATAAGCAGACACTAATATTTGTGTCCACGAAGCATCATGTTGAGTTCCTTAATATGTTGTTTAGGGAAGAGGGTATTGAGCCTTCTGTATGTTATGGTGATATGGACCAAGATGCTCGCAAGATTAATATATCAAGGTTTAGGGCAAGGAAAACTATGTTTCTGATTGTGACTGATGTTGCAGCCAGGGGCATTGATATTCCATTGCTTGATAATGTCATAAATTGGGACTTTCCTCCAAAGCCTAAAATTTTTGTTCATCGCGTTGGACGAGCTGCCAGGGCTGGTCGAAAGGGTACTGCATTTTCTTTTGTGACCACTGAGGATATGCCTTATCTTTTGGATCTTCATCTATTTCTCTCAAAACCAATTTGGCCCGCACCTGCTGAGGAGGAAGTTCTGGATGATATGGATGGTGTTTTGTCCAAAATTGATGATGCAATTGCAAATGGAGAAACAGTTTATGGGCGCTTTCCCCAGACAGTAATTGATCTTGTTTCAGATAGAATCAGGGAAGTCATTGACTCCTCTGCCGAATTGAGTTCTTTGATGAAAACCTGTGTAAATGCATTTCGATTGTATTCAAAGACAAAACCAGCACCTGCAAAGGAATCCATTAGAAGATCAAAGGAATTGCCTCCTGAAGGGTTGCATCCAATGTTCAAAAATGTTCTTGCTGGTGGAGAGTTAATGGCACTGGCCTTTTCTGAGCGTTTAAAGACTTTTAG ACCAAAGCAGACCATACTTGAAGCTGAAGGGGAAGCTGCTAAATCCAAGCATTTACAG GGTTCTTCTAGTCAATGGACTGATgtgatgaagaaaaaaagagcTATTCATGAGCAGATAATTAACTTGGTTCAACAGCAGCGTTCTAATAATATTGCGGAAAAG GAAGTTGAAGTTGAGAGAACTTCTGCGAAGGGGAAGGATAAAAAAG AAGCTGGTTCTAAAAGGAAAGACAGAAGCTTCAAGGATGAGGAGTTCTTTATAAGTTCTATACCAACAAATCAT CATGCAGAGTCGGGGCTCTCTGTTGGAGCTAGCCAGGAATTCGGTTCAAATAG GTTTGAAGCTGCGGTCTTAGATTTAGTTGCTGATGATACTGCAGGAATGCAGAGACAAAAATCTGTATATCACTGGGACAGG AGGAGTAAAAAGTACATCAAATTAAATAGTGGCGACCGTGTTACTGCTAGTGGGAAG GTAAAGACAGAAAGTGGTGCAAGAGTAAAAGCTAACAAAACTGGGATATACAAGAAGTGGAAAGaacaatcacataataaaatatcTCTTAGAGGAGGTGAAGAGAATGCTGATGAACGCACTG GACGATCTTTTGCAGGTGATCGCCAATCACAAGGCGATAACAGAAAATTTAAGGGGAAGCGAAACCAGAACCACGTGCCTAATGCTCATGTACGTTGTGAAATCAAAGATCTGGACCAAGTTAGGAAGGAGAGACATAAGAAGGCAACCAAAATTTCTTATCTGAAGGGCAAAAATAGCAAGGGTAAAAAAGGTGTTAAAAGTGGGAAAAGGGGAAAGTCTAAAAGATCGAGTGGCAAATAG